From a single Lytechinus variegatus isolate NC3 chromosome 9, Lvar_3.0, whole genome shotgun sequence genomic region:
- the LOC121422031 gene encoding muscarinic acetylcholine receptor M2-like, which translates to MDILNVSEISTGSSDLDMSEDIPKDTPGPEFSVAFLALIVFSGLTVTTNSLILAAFYVEKKLRTYTNCYIFNMTIADLVVGLFCMPILSTIHLFNGWPFGKVASILFMGFQNSILAVSVCGVVVVCIDRYLATFFPILHYQRRSIRKAVVVNMLTWVASFGVWMMVTSGWDFIKPTNLVISSGLSRPNYNLTYTASLLVFFLRFGLPFLLMTGLYIRIYFRVKNIGSKNLTKYFNRERGVEKGHAKSAPLRRPKDRRPPSPGELDGSKTSVTSIEETAISSVSLDMMSNTGATKGVENPQIGDEKFSNGIGGLASDGPTRTFKTMARDEEDNVKSRSNAISKEPKKESRTEGRKAMRTMSMIVLVFILTWLPTAVSVTMYALAPDFYRTISKSIRLSEITRWIAFSNSLVNPLAYAMAQPLFRKTIIKILRRCVNRKSQK; encoded by the coding sequence ATGGACATCTTGAATGTTTCGGAAATTTCTACGGGATCCTCGGATCTGGACATGAGTGAAGATATCCCCAAAGACACACCAGGGCCAGAGTTTAGTGTCGCCTTCCTAGCTCTGATCGTTTTCTCTGGACTGACTGTCACCACCAATAGTCTCATCCTGGCTGCCTTCTACGTCGAGAAGAAACTGCGGACATACACCAACTGCTACATCTTCAACATGACTATTGCAGATTTGGTCGTGGGACTATTCTGCATGCCCATACTTTCTACGATCCATCTCTTCAACGGTTGGCCCTTTGGGAAGGTGGCGAGCATTCTGTTCATGGGGTTCCAGAACTCGATCCTGGCTGTGTCCGTGTGTGGTGTTGTCGTGGTGTGTATTGATCGTTATTTAGCTACGTTCTTTCCCATCCTGCACTACCAGAGACGGAGTATCCGCAAGGCTGTGGTGGTCAACATGCTCACGTGGGTCGCATCATTCGGAGTCTGGATGATGGTCACGTCCGGTTGGGACTTCATCAAGCCAACCAACCTTGTCATCTCCTCTGGCCTCTCCAGACCAAACTACAACCTGACCTACACGGCAAGCCTTCTTGTATTCTTTCTGAGGTTCGGATTGCCGTTTCTTCTGATGACTGGTCTGTACATCCGAATTTACTTCCGTGTTAAAAACATCGGCAGTAAAAACCTCACAAAGTATTTTAACAGGGAGAGGGGCGTTGAAAAAGGACATGCAAAATCCGCTCCCCTGAGAAGGCCTAAAGACAGGCGCCCTCCCAGCCCCGGTGAACTTGATGGATCGAAAACCTCAGTGACATCGATTGAAGAAACAGCTATCTCAAGTGTCTCTCTGGATATGATGAGCAATACAGGAGCGACTAAGGGTGTCGAGAATCCACAAATCGGGGACGAAAAGTTTTCAAATGGAATTGGAGGCTTGGCCTCCGACGGTCCGACACGAACATTTAAGACCATGGCAAGAGACGAGGAAGATAATGTGAAGTCTCGGAGCAACGCTATTTCGAAGGAACCCAAGAAAGAATCAAGAACCGAAGGACGAAAGGCAATGCGGACCATGAGCATGATTGTCCTGGTGTTTATTCTGACCTGGCTACCAACGGCAGTCTCGGTCACCATGTACGCTCTGGCCCCTGATTTCTACCGAACCATCAGTAAGTCCATCAGGTTATCTGAGATAACACGTTGGATTGCCTTCAGCAACAGCCTGGTGAACCCTTTGGCTTATGCCATGGCTCAACCACTCTTCAGGAAAACCATCATCAAGATCCTGCGGCGTTGTGTTAATAGAAAATCTCAGAAATAG